A window of Streptomyces profundus genomic DNA:
GTCCCTCGGCTGGTCAGGGCGCCGAAGCCCGACGAGCCAGGGCCGGCCCCCTGGGACCCGGACGGCACGGTGCTGATCACCGGCGGCACCGGCGGCCTCGGCGCGCTCGTCGCCCGCCACCTGGTGACCCGGCACGGCGTGCGCAGGCCGCTGCTCACCAGCCGAAGCGGCCCGAACGCGCCAGGCGCCGCCGAACTGGCGGCGGAGCTGGCCGCTTCGGGCGCCGAGCCCACCGTCGCCGCCTGCGACATCGCCGACCGCGACGCCCTCGCCGCGCTGCTGGCGGCCATCCCCGCCGCGCATCCGCTGACCGCCGTGGTGCACGCCGCCGGCGTCATCGACGACGGGCTCATCGAGACACTCACCCCCGCCCAGCTCGACGCCGTCTTCCACGGCAAGGCGGCCGGCGCCTGGCAGTTGCACGAGCTGACCAGCGAACTGCCCCTGGCCGCCTTTGTGTTGTTCTCCTCGGCCGCCAGCACCCTGGAGTCGGCTGGCCAGGGCAACTACGCGGCGGCCAACGCCTTCCTCGACGCGCTCGCCGAACACCGCGCCGCCCAGGGCCTGCCGGCGACCTCGCTGGCCTGGAACCTGTGGGCCGGCGACGCCGGCATGGGGGCCCGCCTCGACGAGGTGACGCTCCGCCGCGCCGAACGCTCCGGACTGCCCGCCCTCAGCGCCCAGGACAACCTCGCCCTCCTCGACCAGGCCCTCGCCACCGAAACGCCCGTGCTGGTGCCGCTGGGCCTGGACCCGGTCGCGCTCCGCGCCCGCCCCGAAGGGGTGCCGCCGCTGCTGCGCGGCCTGGTCCGCGCCCGCGCCCGCCGGCAGGCCGCGGCCACCACGCCGGCCGGCGCCGACGGCGGGCTCGCCGCCCGCCTCGCCGGGAAGCCCGAGGCCGAACGCGCCCGCACCGTCCTGGACCTGGTCCGCGCCAGGATCGCCACCGTCCTCGGCCACGACCAGGCCACCGCGATCGATCCCGACCGCGCGTTCACCGAGCTGGGCTTCGACTCCCTCGCCGCCGTCGAACTGCGCAACGCGCTCAGCTCGGCCACCGGACTCCGGCTCACCTCCACCCTGATCTTCGACCATCCGACGCCCCGGGCCCTCGCCGCCCATGTCCTCGCCAAGGCCGGCGACCAGCCCGAGCCGACCGCCGCGAGAACCAGGACGGCGGCCCGGGCGACGACCGACGAACCCATCGCCATCGTCGCGATGGCCTGCCGCTACCCCGGCGGGGTGAGCTCCCCCGAGGACCTGTGGCGGCTGGTCGCCGAGGGCACCGACGCGATCGGCCCGTTCCCCGAGGACCGGGGCTGGCACACCGAGGAGATCTACGACCCCGAACCCGGCCGGCAGGGCCGCACCTACACCCGCGACGGCGGGTTCCTCCACGACGCCGCCGCGTTCGACCCCGCCTTCTTCGGCATCAGCCCGCTGGAGGCCCAGGCGATGGACCCCCAGCAGCGCCTCCTCCTCGAAGTCGCCTGGGAGGCCGTCGAACGCGGCGGGATCGACCCGACCTCGCTGAAGGGCAGCCCCACCGGCGTCTTCGCCGGCGTGATGTACCACGACTGGGCGCCGCGCTCGGGCACCGTCTCCGAGGACCTCGCCGGCTTCACCGCCGCCGGCACCCTCGGCAGCGTCGCCTCGGGCCGCATCGCCTACACCCTCGGCCTCGAAGGTCCGGCGATCACCCTCGACACCGCCTGCTCCTCCTCCCTGGTCGCGCTGCACTGGGCGATGCGGTCCCTGCGCCAGGGCGAGTGCTCCCTGGCGCTGGCTGGCGGCGTCACCGTGATGGCCACCCCGGAGACCTTCGTCGGCATGAGCCTGCAACGCGGCCTCGCCGCCGACGGCCGCTGCAAGGCGTACGGGGCCTCGGCCGACGGCACCGGCTGGGCCGAGGGCGCCGGGCTGCTGTTGCTGGAACGCCTCTCCGACGCGCGCCGCGCCGGCCATCCGGTGCTCGCCGTGGTGCGCGGCTCGGCCGTCAACCAGGACGGCGCGTCCAACGGGATGGCCGCCCCCAACGGGCCCGCCCAACAGCGCGTCATCCGGCAGGCGTTGGCCCAGGCCGGGCTCACCACCGCCGACGTCGACGCCGTCGAGGGCCATGGCACCGGCACCACCCTCGGCGACCCGATCGAGGCCCAGGCGCTGATGGCCACCTACGGTCAGGACCGGGCGGACGGCGACCCGCTGTGGCTCGGCTCGATCAAGTCCAACCTCGGGCACACCCAGGCAGCCGCCGGCGTCGCCGGCGTGATCAAGATGGTGCAGGCCCTGCGGCACGGCGTGCTCCCCGCCACCCTGCACGCCGCCACGCCGTCCCCGCACATCGACTGGACCGAGGGCGCCGTCGAGCTCCTCACCGAGCCGAGGGACTGGTCCCCGAACGGTCACCCGCGCCGCGCCGGGGTCTCCTCGTTCGGCGTCAGCGGCACCAACGCCCATGTGATCGTCGAGGAGGCCCCGCCCGCGGGCCCCCGTGAACCACGGGGCGCCCGGCCGCCGATCCTGCCGCTGACCGTCTCGGCCGCCACCCCCGAGGCGCTGCGCGCCCAGGCCACGCTCCTCGCCACCCAGCTGCGCGACCACGACGAGCCGGACGAACTCGATGTCGCCGCCTCCCTCGCCGGCGGGCGCGCCGCGCTGGAACACCGCGCCGTGATCGTCGACGCCGACCGCGCCGGGCTGCTCGCCGGGCTCGACGCGCTGGCCGCGGGCGCCACCCCGGGCAACGTGGTGCGCGGCGCGCGGCGTGGCGACCCCAGGGCCGTCCTCCTCTTCCCGGGGCAGGGCTCCCAGTGGGCCGGCATGGGCCTCGAACTGCTGGACCACTCGCCGGCGTTCGCCACCCGGATCGGCGAGTGCGCCAAGGCCCTGGAACCGTATGTCTCCTGGGACCTCGTCGAGGTGCTGCGCGCCGCCCCCGGCGCGCCGCCGCTGGACGCCGTCGACGTGGTGCAGCCCGTGCTCTGGGCCGTGCTGGTCTCGCTGGCCGAGACCTGGCGCGCAGCCGGCGTCGAACCGGCCGCCGTCGTCGGCCACTCGCAGGGCGAGATCGCCGCCGCCTGCGTCGCCGGCGCCCTGTCCCTGGAGGACGGCGCCCGCGTCGTCGCACTGCGCAGCCGCGTCATCCGGCAGGACCTCGCCGGGCGCGGCGCCATGCTGTCCGTCGCGCTCTCAGCCGACGCCGTCACCCCACACCTCGACGCGTTCGGCCTCCAACTGGCCGTCGTCAACGGCCCCTCCTCCGTCGTGGTGTGCGGCGACCCGGCGGCCGTCGACGCCCTGCGGGCCCGCCTGGAAGGCGACGGCGTCCAGGCCCGCCGCATCCCCGTGGACTACGCCTCCCACTCGGTCTTCGTCGAGGAGATACGCGAACGGCTCCTGGCCGAGCTGGGCGAGCTGACGCCCCGCACCGCGACCGTCCCCTTCTACTCCACCGTCACCGCCGGGCCGCTGGACACCGCCGGCCTGGACGCCGGCTACTGGTACGCCAACCTGCGGCAGCCCGTCAGATTCGAGGAGACCAGCAGGGCGCTGCTCGCCGACGGGTTCGAGATCTTCATCGAGGCCAGCCCGCACCCCGGGCTGCTCGCCGGGCTCGGCGAGACCGCCGAGTCCGCCGGGGTCGCCGCCCAGCTGGTCGCCACCCTGCGCCGCGACGCGGGCGGCCCCCGCCAGTTCCTCACCGCGCTCGCCGAGGCGTGGGTGCGGGGCGCCGGCGTCGACTGGGCCGGGGTCTTCGAAGGAGCCGGCGCCCGCCGCGTCGACCTGCCGACCTACCCGTTCCAGCGCCGCCGCTACTGGCTGGACGTCACCGAACGCGCCGGTGACGCGGTGGACTTCGGCCAGCTGCCGACGGACCACCCGCTGCTCGGCTCGGCCGTGCCTCTCGCCGGCGCCGGCGGCGTGCTGCTCACCGGCCGGCTGTCGCTGGCCGCCCAGCGCTGGCTCGCCGACCACCGCGTCGACGGCGCCGCGCTCTTCCCCGGCAGCGGCTTCGTGGAGCTGGCCGTCCGCGCGGGCGACGAGGTCGGCCGGGGCCGGGTCACCGAGCTCACACTTGAGGCGCCGCTCGTCCTCCCCGAACGCGGCGGCGTCGCCATCCAGGCCGTGGTGGACGCCGAGCTGACCGGCGTCTCGATCCACTCAAGGCCGGAGGGTGCCGCGCCCGACATCCCCTGGACCCGGCACGCCCACGGCACCATCGGCGACGCGGGACCCGACCCGGTGCCGTCCCCCACGCCCTGGCCCCCCGCCGACGCCCACCCCGTGGACCTCACCGGCCTCTACACGCCGTCAGCCGAGCAACGCCTGCGCTACGGGCCGGCCTTCCAGGGGCTGCGCGCCGCCTGGCGGTCCGCCGACTCCGTCCACGCCGAGATCGCGCTGCCCGAGCCGGTCGCCGCCGACGCCGCCGCGTTCGGCCTGCACCCGGCCGCGCTCGACGCCGCGCTACACGCCACCGCCCTGCTGGCCACCGACCCCGAACGGGTCACCCTCCCGTTCGCCTGGACGGGGATCGACCTGCACGCCTCGGGCTCCGCCGAGCTCCGGCTGACGATGACCCGCCTCGGCGAGGACGCGTACACGCTGCGCCTCACCGATCCCGCCGGCCGGCCCGTCGCCACCGTCGACTCCCTCGTCCTGCGGCCGGTCGACGAGGGCCAGCCCCCCGTTTCCGGCAGTGACGACCTGTTCGAACTGGTCTGGACCCCGGCGAGCCCGCAGGGCCCCGCCCGCCCCGCCGTGACGCACCGCCCCCCGGCCGGCACCACAGCGGAGGCGGTGCACGCCACGACCGCCTCCGTGCTGGCCCGGCTGGCCGACTGGCTGACCGAGGGGCCCGACGACGACACCACGCTCGCCGTCGTCACCAGGGGCGCCGTCTCCGTCGCCGGCGAGGACGTCGTCGACCTGGCCGGCGCCGCCGTCTGGGGGCTGGTCCGCAGCGCCCAGACGGAACACCCGGGACGTGTCGTGCTGATCGACCTCGATCCCGCCGACGACGACCCCGCCGAACCCGATCTCGGCCCGGCCCTCGCCACCGGCGAACCCCAGCTCGCGCTCCGCGCCGGCGTCCCGCACCGCCCGCGCCTCGTCCGGGCCGCCGACGCCGGCGGCAGCCCCGCCACCGTCTTCGGGGAGCGGCCCGGCACCGTGCTGATCACCGGCGGCACCGGCACCCTGGGCGCGCTGGTCGCCCGCCATCTCGTCACCGCGCACGGCGTCACCGATCTGCTGCTCACCAGCCGTCGTGGCCCCCAGGCGCCGGGAGCCGCCGAACTGGCCGCCGAACTCACGGCGCTGGGCGCCCGCGTCGAGGTGGTCGCCTGCGACGCCGCCGACCGCGCCGCGCTGGCCGCCACCCTCGCCGGCCGCACCCTCGCCGGCGTCGTGCACACCGCGGGCGTCCTCGACGACGCGACCATCACCTCGCTCACCCAGGGGCGGCTGGCCACCGTGCTGCGGCCCAAGGTCGACGCGGCGCTGAACCTGCACCAGCTCACCGCGGACCAGGACCTCTCCGCCTTCGTGCTGTTCTCCTCGGCCGCCGGCGTCACCGGCGGTGCGGGCCAGGGCAACTACGCCGCCGCCAACACCTTCCTCGACGGCCTCGCCGCGCACCGCCGCGCCCACGGGCTCGCCGCCCAGTCCCTCGCCTGGGGCCTATGGGCCGAGGCCAGCGGCATGACGGGCGCGCTCGCCGCCGCCGACATCGCCGGCATGCGGCGCGACGGAGTGCTGCCCATCGCCTCCGCCGAGGGCCTGGCGCTGCTGGACGCGGCCGGCGCCAGCGACCGCGCGTTCCTCGCCCCGATCCGGCTCGACCTGACCGGACAGCGCCGCGCGGACGTGCCCTATCCGCTGCGCGATCTGGTGCGAGGGCCCGCCCGCCGCGCCGCCGACCAGGCCACCGCCACCCAGGAACCCGCCGAGAGCCTCGGCGAACGGCTCGCCGGGCTCTCGCCGGCCCGCCGCGAGGCCGCCCTGCTCGACATCGTCCGCACCCAGGCCGCCGCCACCCTCGGCTTCGCCGGCGCCGACGAGGTCGACGCCGAACGGTCGTTCCGCGACATGGGCTTCGACTCGCTCGCCGCCGTCCGCTTCCGCAACGCCCTCAGCGAGACCGTCGGCGAACGCCTGCCGGCCACCCTCGTCTTCGACCACCCCACGGCGCTCGCCCTCGCCCGCCACCTGCTGGACGAACTGGCGGCCGAAGAGCCCGAGCCCGCCCAGGAGACGGCCGACGACGGGGCGGACCGCGCCGCCGAGATCCAGGGCATGAGCCTGGCCGAACTCCTCCGCACCGCGCAACGATCGGGAGAACCCACATGACCCAGCTGCTCGACGACACCGGAGAACGCGTCCACACCACCGACGAGGAACTGCTGCACCGGGTGCTGACCCCCTACCGGGCCAAGCGGTGCGAGTACCTCACCTCGGCCACGGTCACCGCCAAGGGCGACCCACGCGACGGCGGACGTCTCGGCGCCGCCTGCACGTTCCTGATCCCCGAGTCCTGCTATATCGACGACACCGGGCACTTCAACTCCGTCGAGTTCAACATCTGCTTCAACCAGATGGCCTACTACCTGATGGCCAAGTCCGTGAAGGAGTCGCTCGTCGCGCCCTTCTCCCACTGGACGCTCGACCAGTTCTGGACCAGGCAGCTCGCCGACGTGTTCATCACCGACTTCCGCAGCAGCTTCCGCAGCGCCATGCGGGGCCGCCACTTCCGGGGCGAGATCGAGATCGTCGACATCGCCGAGTGGGACGGCAACGACCTGCGCGACCCCCTGATCATCCTGCGGACCCTGTGCCGCTACTGGGACGAGCACGGCGGCGAGAGCACCGGGGAGATCGCCGCCGCCATCACCAACCCGCCGACGAACTGACCACCGGGCGCAGCGGAGGAAGCGACGATGAGCAACACGGAAAGGTCAGGCCAGCCCGAGGACGTCCAGCGGGTCGACATCGACCACATCTACCGCCGGCTCGCCGATCGCGGCCTGCGCTACGGCCCCGCCTTCCGGGGCCTGCGCGCCGTCTGGTCGCACGGCGACGAGGTCTACGCCGAGGCCGAGCTGGACGGCCAGCGCGGCGGCGACGGCGAATACCACCTGCACCCGGCGCTCTTCGACGCGGCGCTCCAGTCCGCGCTGGTCCCGGGCCTGGACAGCGAGAGCAGCACCTTCCTGCCCTTCGCGCTGCGCGGGGTGCGCCTGCACCGGGCCGGCGCCCGCGCCGTCAACGTCCACACCGTGCCGGGCGACGACGGGGTCGTCTCCCTCGCCCTCACCGGCCAGGACGGCGACCCCGTCGCCACCGTCGCCAGCCTGGTCCGCCGGCCCGTCACCGCCGACCAGCTCGACGCCGCCGTCCGCCGCACCCAGCTGCTGCGCGTCCGCTGGAAGCCCGTCGAACAGCCGGCGGCCGGCGCCGACCAGCGGCGCTGGGCGTTCCTCGGCACCGACCACATCGGCCTGACCGGCGCGCTGAAGGCCATGCCCCGGCCCTTCGACTCCTTCCCCTCGCTGCGCGCCCTCGACGCCGCGCTCCGCGCCAAGGCCCCCGTGCCCGACGTGTTCGTCGTGTCCTGCACGGATCAGGACTCGGCCGCCCAGGCGGTGGCCCAACGCGCCCTGATGCTGGTGCAGGAGTGGCTCGCCGACGACCGCCTCGCCACGGCCCGGCTCGTCCTGGTCTCCAGCGGCGCCGTCGCCACCCGCGCCGACGACCCCCTCTCCGACGTGTCGGGCGCCGCCGTCTGGGGCCTGCTCCGCAGCGCCCAGGCCGAACACCCGGGCCGCTTCGTCCTGGTCGACATCGACGACCCCGAGGACGCCGAACGCTCCCTCGCCGCAGCCGTGGCCAGCGGCGAGCCCCAACTCGCCGTGCGACGGGGTGCGTTGCTCCGGCCGCGGCTGGCCCGCAGCCAGCCGCCG
This region includes:
- a CDS encoding FcoT family thioesterase, yielding MTQLLDDTGERVHTTDEELLHRVLTPYRAKRCEYLTSATVTAKGDPRDGGRLGAACTFLIPESCYIDDTGHFNSVEFNICFNQMAYYLMAKSVKESLVAPFSHWTLDQFWTRQLADVFITDFRSSFRSAMRGRHFRGEIEIVDIAEWDGNDLRDPLIILRTLCRYWDEHGGESTGEIAAAITNPPTN
- a CDS encoding type I polyketide synthase, translated to MTEQSRAAMLELVLAQATAVLRATDPEAYEDGSPVEADRPFLAAGLDSLGLVQLHRRLTAELGVELPVTVGFDHPTPAALARHLAGEPGEPAELGAPSVELADGASDEARGPGSRTEPIAIVGIGCRFPGGVTSPEDLWRLLADGTHTIGDFPTDRGWDLDRLHGPDPGAPGTSSVRRGGFLPDAADFDADFFGISPKEALAMDPQQRVLLETCWEALERAGIDPDRLRGTSSGVFIGVEPHEYGPRTHEAPDGIDGYLMAGNLPSVVSGRVAYTLGLEGPTLTVDTACSGSLTALHLAVRALRGGECGLALAGGVTVISSPGTFTTFSRQGGLAPDGRIKAFAAGADGTSFAEGAGVFVLARLADAQRDGHPVLAVIRGTAINQDGASNGLTAPNGLAQQRVIRRALADARLTPTDVDAVEAHGTGTTLGDPVEGGALVAAYGEGRSPETPLWLGSVKSNIGHTGAAAGAAGVIKMVQALRHSTLPRTLHVDAPTPHVDWSAGTVRLLTEPREWSPNGHPRRAGISSFGASGTNAHVVIEEPPAEARRTPEPEGRERPLPLVLSAQGRDALRARASRLLATVDTAAPLDLAYTAATGRAALRERATVVAADRAELRRALTALALGEDAPGLRTATARATGRTAFLFTGQGSQRPGMGRELARAFPVFAQALQLAADHLDPHLDVPLGEVLFAEPGSPEAALLDLTRYAQAALFAVETALFRLLESWGVTPALLAGHSVGEIAAAHAAGVLTLADAALLVGARGTLMQELPAGGAMVAVQATEDEIAEHLSAEVALAAVNGPRAVVLTGAADAVDAVAARFAEQGRRTRALSVSHAFHSPLMDPMLDAFRQVAETLDHAPPRIPVVSNLTGGAVESFDADHWVRHVREPVRFADGVRWLAAQGTTAYLELGPDAVLSAMARDTLSDDEPEGSGIAFAALLREGHGEERQLVTALGVAHAHGVPVAWDRFFAGRGARRIELPTYPFQRRRYWLDGGSSRPDGLAHPLLDTAVSLAGADGLVLTGRLSVRAQPWIADHVIAGTVLLPGTALVELAIRAGDEAGHGVLDELTLETPLALAPEGEAELQVVVGALDAAGRRPVEIHSRAARGGQPWTRHAGGVLAEHAEHAECAEGATEGAEAQEPFTDWPPPGAEPLDVEGLYARQAAQGYGYGPAFRRVRAAWRRGDEVFAELALDEGAADRFGLHPALLDASLHAFDEPTDDGGVRLPFAWLGVELHATGATEVRAHVVRTGPDTVSVRLADPGGAPVATVRSLVQRPLGANAVPAPGAPAGALLRVEWTAPRTPPRADLPGDPIPLAHLPLTFPGSPPEAALAATRHVLDLLRGALRADSGLAIVTRGATGDPVLAPTWALVRAAQAEHPGRFVLVDTDRDVPEGELRAALATGEPQLALRDGTVTVPRLVRAPKPDEPGPAPWDPDGTVLITGGTGGLGALVARHLVTRHGVRRPLLTSRSGPNAPGAAELAAELAASGAEPTVAACDIADRDALAALLAAIPAAHPLTAVVHAAGVIDDGLIETLTPAQLDAVFHGKAAGAWQLHELTSELPLAAFVLFSSAASTLESAGQGNYAAANAFLDALAEHRAAQGLPATSLAWNLWAGDAGMGARLDEVTLRRAERSGLPALSAQDNLALLDQALATETPVLVPLGLDPVALRARPEGVPPLLRGLVRARARRQAAATTPAGADGGLAARLAGKPEAERARTVLDLVRARIATVLGHDQATAIDPDRAFTELGFDSLAAVELRNALSSATGLRLTSTLIFDHPTPRALAAHVLAKAGDQPEPTAARTRTAARATTDEPIAIVAMACRYPGGVSSPEDLWRLVAEGTDAIGPFPEDRGWHTEEIYDPEPGRQGRTYTRDGGFLHDAAAFDPAFFGISPLEAQAMDPQQRLLLEVAWEAVERGGIDPTSLKGSPTGVFAGVMYHDWAPRSGTVSEDLAGFTAAGTLGSVASGRIAYTLGLEGPAITLDTACSSSLVALHWAMRSLRQGECSLALAGGVTVMATPETFVGMSLQRGLAADGRCKAYGASADGTGWAEGAGLLLLERLSDARRAGHPVLAVVRGSAVNQDGASNGMAAPNGPAQQRVIRQALAQAGLTTADVDAVEGHGTGTTLGDPIEAQALMATYGQDRADGDPLWLGSIKSNLGHTQAAAGVAGVIKMVQALRHGVLPATLHAATPSPHIDWTEGAVELLTEPRDWSPNGHPRRAGVSSFGVSGTNAHVIVEEAPPAGPREPRGARPPILPLTVSAATPEALRAQATLLATQLRDHDEPDELDVAASLAGGRAALEHRAVIVDADRAGLLAGLDALAAGATPGNVVRGARRGDPRAVLLFPGQGSQWAGMGLELLDHSPAFATRIGECAKALEPYVSWDLVEVLRAAPGAPPLDAVDVVQPVLWAVLVSLAETWRAAGVEPAAVVGHSQGEIAAACVAGALSLEDGARVVALRSRVIRQDLAGRGAMLSVALSADAVTPHLDAFGLQLAVVNGPSSVVVCGDPAAVDALRARLEGDGVQARRIPVDYASHSVFVEEIRERLLAELGELTPRTATVPFYSTVTAGPLDTAGLDAGYWYANLRQPVRFEETSRALLADGFEIFIEASPHPGLLAGLGETAESAGVAAQLVATLRRDAGGPRQFLTALAEAWVRGAGVDWAGVFEGAGARRVDLPTYPFQRRRYWLDVTERAGDAVDFGQLPTDHPLLGSAVPLAGAGGVLLTGRLSLAAQRWLADHRVDGAALFPGSGFVELAVRAGDEVGRGRVTELTLEAPLVLPERGGVAIQAVVDAELTGVSIHSRPEGAAPDIPWTRHAHGTIGDAGPDPVPSPTPWPPADAHPVDLTGLYTPSAEQRLRYGPAFQGLRAAWRSADSVHAEIALPEPVAADAAAFGLHPAALDAALHATALLATDPERVTLPFAWTGIDLHASGSAELRLTMTRLGEDAYTLRLTDPAGRPVATVDSLVLRPVDEGQPPVSGSDDLFELVWTPASPQGPARPAVTHRPPAGTTAEAVHATTASVLARLADWLTEGPDDDTTLAVVTRGAVSVAGEDVVDLAGAAVWGLVRSAQTEHPGRVVLIDLDPADDDPAEPDLGPALATGEPQLALRAGVPHRPRLVRAADAGGSPATVFGERPGTVLITGGTGTLGALVARHLVTAHGVTDLLLTSRRGPQAPGAAELAAELTALGARVEVVACDAADRAALAATLAGRTLAGVVHTAGVLDDATITSLTQGRLATVLRPKVDAALNLHQLTADQDLSAFVLFSSAAGVTGGAGQGNYAAANTFLDGLAAHRRAHGLAAQSLAWGLWAEASGMTGALAAADIAGMRRDGVLPIASAEGLALLDAAGASDRAFLAPIRLDLTGQRRADVPYPLRDLVRGPARRAADQATATQEPAESLGERLAGLSPARREAALLDIVRTQAAATLGFAGADEVDAERSFRDMGFDSLAAVRFRNALSETVGERLPATLVFDHPTALALARHLLDELAAEEPEPAQETADDGADRAAEIQGMSLAELLRTAQRSGEPT